The sequence CCGAAGAAACAAGAAGACCTTCTTATTTGGCCAAAGAGATTGCTGCTTGAATAACTTTCAAATTGAGAATTGCATACCTCAAAACCAGCCACAAGTACtacaaaaaagaaataaatgtgATTGCTTCTTTATAATACAGAGACATTTTAGGAAACCTGTGTAGAGAATCAGTGAAAACTTACTCTTgagcatggttctgaaaaccggaccggaccggccgattcaaccggaaaaaccgggAACCGATTACCTAGCTGGTTCGGGTAACTTAAAAAACCGAATGGCAAAGAACCGGTGAAAAATCGGTCAAATCGGCAATTAACCGACAAACCAGAAGAACCGTCCGCTTTTTTGGCGGTTTAGTGGTTTGAAAATTCAGAagccaaacgacgtcgttttggcttttaaaaaaaaaaaaagaaagaaactggCGTACGCGTTAACCTAACCCTAATCACTAATCAGCCACCAATCACCCAAGCTCCCAGCCTCCCCTTTCTTCCCCCCTCACCCACCATTCACCAAGGCCACCATTGCCACCGCCCAGTCGCCCACCAAGCTCCAGATTCTAGAGCGCTCCTCATTCGCCAGTCGCCACCCAGCAGCGCTCCTCATTCGCCACCCAGCAGCGCTCCTCATTCGCCACCCAAACCACTGCACAACAGCCGCGACCACCACCGCGTTGAACCCGCCTCTCATTCGCCGGTAAGACTGATTTTCTTGTCTTCTTGATTTTGAACATGCTTCCCACTAATTGTGAGCTCGCCTGttctgtttgaaaaaaaaaataacagggCATCTGAGttaaaaaacaaaataacataTGAATCCAGTTAAATATGCTTCAGGTTCAATCTGTTTTTCAAGTCGTGTTGAGTCTCGAACCAGTTTTTCAATCCAGTTTTGTTGCTTCTGTTTGCTGCTGCATGAATCTGTTTTTGATTCTCTGTTTTTGCTGCTTCATGAATCTTCAATCTGTTTTTGCTGCTTCATGAATATGTTCTGATcttgatttttgtttttgattttctaTGCTGCCTGTTCTGTTTGCTGCTTCGGTTTGCTGCTTCATGAATatttttgttgcttctgaatggaaatagttttaaatttttattttacctgAATCAGTTGATTTCTGTGACTGTCAAGCTGCATGAACAAATTACATATATTATGAACAAAGTGTAAAGTGCTTCGAATCATTGCTATTTGACTCGGACCTATTCTAAAAAAGTCGAGGCATTTCGAATTTTTTGTTGACACGGACAAAGTCAAGGAAAACCTCTGAAATTATTTCAATATTGCACAATAAGAAATTTCATCAATGTGTTATTCAATTGAATTGTATATTGCCAGCCCAAAAAGGGATAATTGAATTGTATAAGAGAATTGATGTTGAATAATTAGCCTTGGCTTGACAATGTTGCCTGCAAGATCTTTAATTTTTTGCAGCTTGAGTGGAAATTCTGCCTCAGTTAGTTGTTTTAAAGTTATCAATAAATTTAACTCAATCTGAATATTATCAATGAACTTTtcatcttcaattttttttatatcttaaattctattaaaatttttttacttaaaaattcatgaattttaatgaatttaaatatataaaattatatattaaatttttaataattttatttaatatttaattaaaccggttgaaccccggttgaaccccggtcgaaccactgaaccagtgaaccagtcgtctcaccggttcattgaccggtccggttctcgcaaccttgctcTTGAGAAACTTCAATGCATTTGAAAATGTCTTCAATAGCTGAGAAGTTTCAGAAATAAATAGATGAAAAATATTGATCACATTTAATAAAAAATCATGCTTTGTAAGAAGACACTGATGTAACAAATAATTTTAGTAGAAGAACATCGggtatcttcttttcttctacaaaAGCAATTGAGATCTCTGCATGGCATATAATAAACTCTATTGCTCCAGCACCTGAGCATACACATACATATGAATGCTAATAAAAGTCAAACTTtgaaaaataaagattaaaataCTAATACAGAAGATATTCTTGATATGAAAAGAACCTAGGAACAAAAGTTATAAACACTAAGGCTTCTGATATAGTATATCTATTATTAACGAGATTCTATGTTCTTTAAACTTGGGACAATGAATTCAAACTTAAAAGAATCTTTTAAATGATTAGTCATGTTAAAGAAGTTAAGGGCTCACCTAATGTATCATACAAAGGAACACAATAAAGTCCATGAGCATTACAGGCCTGTAGTTATGTTGCACTTAGTCAACAAGAAACATTGAGAGGATGACAAAACAAAATGTGAAAgcgaagaaatgaaaatgaacctCCATGCTTATTATCCACCCAGGGCAATTGGCACCATAGATACCACATTTCACTCCCTGAAATTGGCATCATATTGATTAATCTCATACTGCAAGAGATGATTCTttcctaagaaaaataaaataactaaatgatCATTTCTAAGCTCTTCATGAAAAGATAGCAGCAACATCAAAGAAGTACCATACAAGAGCATTGATCAAAACAAGTGGAAAAAAATGTT is a genomic window of Arachis ipaensis cultivar K30076 chromosome B06, Araip1.1, whole genome shotgun sequence containing:
- the LOC107647986 gene encoding long chain acyl-CoA synthetase 5-like — its product is MPIYHKRKHFFPLVLINALGVKCGIYGANCPGWIISMEACNAHGLYCVPLYDTLGAGAIEFIICHAEISIAFVEEKKIPDVLLLKLFVTSVSSYKA